In one Blastocatellia bacterium genomic region, the following are encoded:
- a CDS encoding MCP four helix bundle domain-containing protein: MFEKMTIAKRLILAFSVILILFCCVGGISFWCLYKLYKEVELLQTNAKISTYAMQVRSDYANMRRFEKGIFINVSSIEKQDPYLTIWNNTHKDLISTIVELNKYISSEEDKKIVTSMQQILTNYEYGFDETVDQLRKGKYQTAEQANDAMDKYRWAANGLESTGKQLAVKTGQRSTLSLQSLTNQLKYAVWITSVTLLGIVFFIGVFGVLFMQSITKPLLQAVEVAQKVALGDITQNIKTTNNSSEIGQLLLSMKNMVESLKENAIIAEQIALGNLNVKVKERSELDTFRKSFRKMVKDLQNAVISISKAADQVFVESSDLASASEHSSKVNRDISISVDTTSTAICQISVNTQNIAKKTEEQLSFANQISKSNVAMVSSINNITQACKEMLNISAQSKKDVLSSVETIDKNIKGIDKINESLSHLTQTVFNLQNKTNNISKMVDVIANVADQTNLLALNAAIEAARAGEYGLGFGVIAEEVRRLSDQCRNSTQEITDLIRDTKKEVNKAVKDLEKSSQIVNESTLSCNSARLELKCIEKSVIEVHKFTIVVDEANNKQTEIWNTIAEIFSKLNSLTEQINAATFEQAIGVREIAESVEKIAIVLNENTILSSRLAYSGKKMEEQSQILQKFLGHFYFNTAKLVEENY, translated from the coding sequence TGATTTTAATATTGTTTTGCTGTGTTGGAGGAATAAGTTTTTGGTGCTTATATAAACTGTATAAAGAAGTAGAACTTTTACAAACAAACGCTAAGATATCAACCTATGCTATGCAAGTACGTAGTGATTATGCAAATATGCGAAGGTTTGAAAAAGGTATATTTATAAATGTTTCATCTATAGAAAAACAAGATCCCTATTTAACTATATGGAACAATACTCATAAAGATTTAATAAGCACAATTGTTGAACTAAATAAATATATTTCATCAGAAGAAGATAAAAAAATAGTTACATCAATGCAGCAAATATTAACAAATTATGAATATGGTTTTGATGAAACTGTTGATCAATTACGCAAAGGAAAATACCAAACGGCTGAACAAGCTAATGATGCAATGGATAAATACAGATGGGCAGCTAATGGATTAGAAAGTACAGGTAAACAGCTTGCAGTAAAAACCGGTCAAAGAAGTACATTAAGCTTACAAAGTCTAACTAATCAACTTAAATATGCTGTATGGATTACATCGGTAACTTTACTTGGGATTGTATTTTTTATTGGTGTTTTTGGTGTTTTATTTATGCAAAGCATCACAAAACCACTTTTGCAAGCAGTAGAGGTTGCTCAAAAAGTTGCTTTAGGAGATATAACACAAAATATTAAAACAACAAATAACAGTAGTGAAATAGGACAATTACTTTTATCAATGAAAAACATGGTAGAGTCACTAAAAGAAAATGCAATAATTGCTGAACAAATTGCATTAGGTAATCTTAATGTTAAAGTAAAAGAAAGATCAGAATTAGATACTTTTAGAAAGAGTTTTAGAAAAATGGTTAAAGACTTACAAAATGCTGTTATTTCTATTAGTAAAGCTGCGGATCAAGTTTTTGTAGAAAGTAGTGATCTTGCTTCAGCCTCAGAACATTCCTCAAAAGTTAATAGAGATATCTCTATTTCTGTAGATACAACTAGCACTGCAATTTGTCAAATAAGCGTTAATACTCAAAATATTGCGAAAAAAACAGAAGAACAACTATCTTTTGCTAATCAAATAAGTAAAAGTAATGTAGCAATGGTTTCTTCAATAAACAATATTACACAAGCCTGCAAAGAGATGCTTAACATATCGGCACAATCAAAAAAAGATGTTTTATCTAGTGTTGAAACAATAGACAAAAATATCAAAGGTATAGACAAGATAAATGAAAGCCTCTCTCATCTTACACAAACTGTTTTTAATCTTCAAAATAAAACAAATAACATTAGTAAAATGGTGGATGTAATAGCCAATGTTGCAGACCAAACTAATCTTCTTGCATTAAATGCAGCAATTGAAGCCGCACGAGCAGGAGAATACGGACTTGGTTTTGGAGTTATTGCAGAAGAAGTGCGTAGATTATCTGATCAGTGTAGAAATAGCACTCAAGAAATAACAGATCTTATTAGGGACACCAAAAAAGAAGTAAATAAAGCTGTAAAAGACCTAGAAAAAAGTAGCCAGATAGTTAATGAAAGTACATTGTCTTGTAATAGTGCTAGATTAGAACTTAAATGTATTGAAAAATCTGTTATAGAAGTACATAAATTTACAATTGTAGTTGATGAAGCTAATAATAAACAAACTGAGATTTGGAATACAATTGCAGAGATATTTTCTAAACTAAATTCTTTAACTGAACAAATCAATGCAGCTACATTTGAACAAGCTATAGGTGTGCGAGAAATTGCCGAGTCTGTAGAAAAAATTGCAATTGTATTAAATGAAAACACAATTTTATCATCTCGTCTTGCTTATAGTGGTAAAAAAATGGAAGAACAAAGCCAAATACTTCAGAAATTTCTTGGGCATTTTTACTTTAATACAGCTAAACTTGTGGAGGAAAACTACTAG